The following coding sequences are from one Deltaproteobacteria bacterium window:
- the radC gene encoding DNA repair protein RadC — MVNPPGNDGHRARLRTRLAKNPQDLADYELLELLLAHALPRKDTKPMAKALLARFGSMDEVLRTDPDRLTEVQGLGQGVAMFWRLLQECHARRAQDCVRDKVKFSSPEQVRSMVCARLGHLAKEEFWVILVDNQNRLINFERVFSGTVDQTAAYPREILELTLRHKASGLILVHNHPGGDPTPSVQDKNLTESVSRGAKELGIRLLDHLIVTGETYSSFRSLNLL, encoded by the coding sequence ATGGTGAACCCGCCCGGCAACGATGGCCACCGCGCCCGCCTGCGGACCCGGCTGGCCAAAAATCCCCAGGACCTGGCCGACTACGAACTCCTTGAACTGTTGCTGGCCCACGCCCTCCCCCGCAAGGACACCAAGCCCATGGCCAAGGCCTTGCTGGCCCGGTTCGGCTCCATGGACGAGGTTTTGCGGACCGATCCGGACCGCCTGACCGAGGTCCAGGGTCTGGGCCAGGGCGTGGCCATGTTCTGGCGCTTGCTCCAGGAATGTCACGCCCGCCGCGCCCAGGACTGCGTCCGCGACAAGGTCAAATTTTCCTCTCCCGAACAAGTGCGGAGCATGGTCTGCGCGCGTCTTGGCCACCTCGCCAAGGAAGAATTCTGGGTCATTCTGGTGGACAACCAAAACCGTTTGATCAATTTCGAACGTGTTTTCAGCGGCACGGTGGACCAAACCGCGGCCTACCCACGCGAAATCCTCGAATTGACCCTGCGCCACAAGGCCAGCGGCCTGATTTTGGTCCACAACCACCCCGGTGGCGATCCCACGCCCTCCGTTCAGGATAAAAATCTGACTGAATCTGTTTCCAGGGGCGCCAAAGAGCTTGGAATCCGTCTGCTGGACCATCTTATTGTCACGGGCGAGACCTATTCCAGCTTCCGAAGCCTGAATTTGCTCTGA
- the nusB gene encoding transcription antitermination factor NusB, protein MNQNRRHQRRFAFQVIYSLNFTKSMSKDLLATSFDNFWSEEEFDVEPRDSFAWALAEGVFNNYDNLDAIITKHSQHWKLNRIAKVELTILRLSLYEMLFCPDIPFKVAMNEAIELAKDFGDDNSKTFVNGVLDAAAKDAERNEA, encoded by the coding sequence GTGAATCAAAATCGCCGGCACCAACGCCGTTTCGCCTTTCAGGTCATTTATTCCCTCAACTTCACCAAAAGCATGTCGAAGGATCTGTTGGCGACATCCTTCGACAACTTCTGGTCCGAGGAAGAATTCGACGTGGAGCCCAGGGACTCCTTCGCCTGGGCCCTGGCCGAAGGGGTGTTCAACAACTACGACAACCTCGACGCCATCATCACCAAACACTCCCAACACTGGAAACTGAACCGCATCGCCAAGGTCGAACTGACCATTTTGCGGCTATCCCTCTACGAAATGCTTTTTTGCCCGGACATCCCCTTCAAGGTGGCCATGAACGAAGCCATAGAATTAGCCAAGGATTTCGGGGACGACAACTCCAAGACCTTTGTCAACGGCGTCCTGGACGCGGCTGCCAAGGACGCGGAACGAAACGAAGCCTAA
- a CDS encoding DNA polymerase III subunit delta encodes MAKHGFSFLVCADTELIKDRVADLLHDSGGFAAKFFWGDEELPAEYWQALTVPAMMAPPTAVVLRRAQEQGEEFWSKVSSILAMARSSIWPMFCLEGEWKAGKPAVAKHITKGKYWAVAQSKGWIWEHPGLSRNTIGQELDRFAAKNGRALAPGVKKHLGEVLPLATIALRNELDKILLRAGDATTITLSHLDALTQEEAFDIFAFLRGLQHPNGRRVAWDRVLNDPAMASGDMIFPISALLVREARQLWHLAHGEDSKVSLPPGMKADKKKLAQRLGPARIGRFWDLALKADTDIKTGRVKPFQAMEALIRDVQRLW; translated from the coding sequence ATGGCCAAGCACGGCTTTTCCTTTCTTGTCTGCGCGGACACGGAACTGATCAAGGACCGGGTCGCAGACCTCCTGCACGACTCTGGGGGCTTCGCGGCCAAATTTTTTTGGGGTGACGAGGAGTTGCCGGCCGAATACTGGCAGGCCTTGACCGTGCCGGCCATGATGGCTCCACCCACCGCCGTGGTCCTGCGCCGGGCCCAGGAGCAAGGCGAGGAGTTCTGGTCCAAGGTGTCTTCGATCCTGGCCATGGCCCGCTCGTCCATCTGGCCCATGTTTTGCCTGGAAGGCGAGTGGAAGGCGGGCAAGCCGGCCGTGGCCAAGCACATCACCAAGGGAAAATACTGGGCCGTGGCCCAGTCCAAGGGCTGGATCTGGGAGCATCCGGGCCTGTCCCGCAACACTATCGGACAGGAATTGGACCGGTTCGCGGCCAAAAATGGCCGCGCCCTGGCACCGGGGGTCAAAAAACACCTGGGCGAGGTTCTCCCGCTCGCGACCATTGCCCTGCGCAACGAGCTGGACAAGATCCTTCTTCGGGCCGGCGACGCCACGACCATCACCCTGTCCCACCTGGACGCCCTGACCCAGGAAGAAGCATTCGACATCTTCGCCTTCCTGCGCGGCCTGCAACACCCCAATGGTCGCCGCGTCGCCTGGGACCGCGTTCTCAACGACCCGGCCATGGCCAGCGGCGACATGATCTTTCCCATCTCGGCCCTGCTCGTGCGCGAAGCACGCCAGCTCTGGCATCTGGCCCACGGCGAGGACTCCAAGGTAAGCCTGCCTCCCGGCATGAAAGCGGACAAGAAAAAGCTGGCCCAGCGACTGGGTCCGGCCCGCATCGGTCGCTTTTGGGATCTGGCCCTCAAGGCCGACACCGATATCAAAACCGGACGCGTCAAGCCGTTCCAGGCCATGGAAGCTCTCATCCGCGACGTGCAGCGTCTATGGTGA
- a CDS encoding serine hydroxymethyltransferase, producing MDELTRQDPQIAKAIQLETNRQITKLELIASENFTSHAVRLAMGSVMTHKYAEGYPGKRYYGGCEFVDMAENLAMERARQLFKAEYANVQPHSGSQANMGAYFAAIEPGDTILGMNLSHGGHLTHGSPVNFSGKLYNVVSYGVEKETGQINYEEVESLAKEHQPKLIIAGASAYPRILDFARFREIADSVGAKLLVDMAHIAGLVATGLHPSPIAHAHFTTTTTHKTLRGPRGGMILSSEEFGKTLNSQIFPGIQGGPLMHVIAAKAVAFAEALKPEFKDYQQQVLVNAQTLAEELTAAGYSLVSGGTDNHLMLMDLTPQDITGKDAEIALDKAGITVNKNTVPFETRSPFVTSGVRLGTPALTTRGMKADDMRKVAKWIVTVLQNLDNETTLGEVRREVEKFAGQFPLFAW from the coding sequence ATGGACGAACTCACTCGTCAGGACCCGCAGATAGCCAAAGCCATTCAGCTGGAAACCAACCGCCAGATCACCAAGCTCGAACTCATCGCCTCGGAAAATTTCACGTCCCACGCGGTACGCCTCGCCATGGGCAGCGTCATGACCCACAAATACGCGGAGGGCTATCCGGGCAAGCGGTACTATGGTGGCTGCGAATTCGTGGACATGGCCGAAAATCTGGCCATGGAACGGGCCCGGCAGCTGTTCAAGGCCGAATACGCCAACGTCCAGCCACACTCCGGGTCCCAGGCCAACATGGGCGCCTATTTCGCGGCCATTGAACCAGGGGACACCATTCTCGGCATGAACCTGTCCCATGGCGGCCACCTCACCCACGGCAGTCCTGTCAATTTTTCCGGCAAGCTCTACAACGTCGTGTCCTATGGGGTCGAAAAGGAAACCGGGCAGATCAATTACGAAGAAGTCGAGTCCCTGGCCAAGGAACACCAGCCCAAGCTGATTATCGCCGGAGCCAGTGCGTATCCACGCATTCTGGATTTCGCCCGTTTTCGTGAAATCGCGGACAGCGTTGGCGCCAAACTGCTCGTGGACATGGCCCATATCGCCGGTCTGGTGGCCACGGGACTGCATCCCTCGCCCATCGCCCACGCCCATTTCACAACCACGACGACGCACAAGACTCTGCGCGGCCCACGCGGCGGCATGATTTTAAGCTCCGAGGAATTCGGCAAGACGCTCAATTCCCAGATTTTTCCCGGCATCCAGGGCGGACCGCTGATGCATGTCATCGCCGCCAAGGCCGTGGCCTTCGCCGAAGCCCTGAAGCCCGAGTTCAAGGACTATCAGCAACAGGTACTGGTCAACGCCCAGACCCTGGCCGAGGAACTGACCGCCGCCGGGTACAGTCTGGTTTCGGGCGGCACGGACAACCATCTCATGCTCATGGACCTGACCCCCCAGGACATCACCGGCAAGGATGCGGAAATCGCCCTGGACAAGGCCGGCATCACCGTCAACAAAAACACGGTTCCCTTCGAGACGCGCTCGCCCTTCGTCACCTCCGGTGTGCGGCTCGGCACTCCGGCCCTGACCACGCGGGGCATGAAGGCCGATGACATGCGCAAGGTGGCCAAATGGATCGTGACCGTCTTGCAAAACCTGGACAACGAGACCACGTTGGGCGAGGTTCGTCGGGAAGTGGAAAAATTCGCGGGACAATTTCCGCTTTTTGCCTGGTAA
- the ribD gene encoding bifunctional diaminohydroxyphosphoribosylaminopyrimidine deaminase/5-amino-6-(5-phosphoribosylamino)uracil reductase RibD — protein MTNDTRFMDKAIALAERGRGKTAPNPCVGAVLVRDGRVVAKGWHTACGKAHAEVEALRDAATKGVDPAECTLYVTLEPCNHHGKTPPCTQAILAAGIKTVVIGCLDPNQSVTGGGKEFLEGRGVHVRAGIRRQACTDLIADFRIWQDTDRPFSIVKLAVTLDGKIATRTGHSAWISGERSRAEVHKLRAWCGAVMIGGATYRADNPRLTCRMDGHVGPQPLAVVVSRTLPDEQHQSALLATRPGDVVFWTTEAESRSRRATCLADLGVSVWGLPGRDDGLDLTEGMRLLRREKGCLYVLTEGGGHLAASLRAQGLLDELRLFQAMKILGDEQARSGFAGHVAMTMDDAWNFRLVEHRMIGQDHYLRLRPKE, from the coding sequence ATGACCAATGACACGCGATTCATGGACAAGGCCATTGCCCTGGCCGAACGAGGACGGGGCAAAACAGCGCCCAACCCCTGTGTCGGGGCCGTTCTGGTCCGTGACGGCAGGGTCGTGGCCAAAGGCTGGCACACGGCCTGCGGCAAGGCCCACGCCGAAGTCGAGGCACTGCGCGATGCCGCGACCAAAGGCGTGGATCCGGCCGAATGCACCCTGTACGTGACCTTGGAGCCGTGCAACCACCATGGGAAAACCCCGCCCTGCACTCAGGCCATTCTCGCTGCCGGCATCAAGACCGTGGTCATTGGTTGTCTGGACCCGAACCAAAGCGTTACCGGTGGCGGCAAGGAATTTCTGGAAGGCCGGGGAGTACATGTGCGTGCTGGCATCCGCCGTCAGGCCTGTACCGACCTTATCGCCGATTTTCGGATTTGGCAGGACACGGACCGCCCCTTTTCCATCGTCAAGCTGGCCGTCACCCTGGACGGCAAAATCGCCACCCGCACAGGGCATTCGGCCTGGATTTCTGGTGAAAGATCCCGCGCCGAAGTGCACAAGCTGCGGGCCTGGTGTGGGGCGGTCATGATCGGCGGTGCCACGTACCGCGCCGACAACCCCCGCCTGACCTGTCGCATGGACGGTCACGTTGGCCCGCAACCCCTGGCGGTTGTTGTTTCCCGGACGCTGCCGGATGAACAGCACCAGTCTGCCCTGCTCGCCACCAGACCCGGGGATGTCGTTTTCTGGACCACCGAAGCCGAAAGCCGTTCCCGCCGGGCGACCTGTCTGGCCGACCTCGGGGTTTCGGTCTGGGGTTTGCCGGGCCGCGACGACGGGTTGGATCTGACCGAGGGCATGCGCCTGCTCCGCCGGGAAAAAGGCTGTCTGTATGTTCTGACCGAAGGCGGCGGGCATCTGGCTGCGTCCCTGCGAGCCCAAGGGCTGCTGGATGAACTGCGTCTCTTCCAGGCCATGAAGATCCTCGGCGACGAACAGGCCAGATCCGGATTCGCCGGCCACGTCGCCATGACCATGGACGACGCCTGGAATTTCCGCCTTGTCGAGCACCGCATGATCGGCCAGGACCACTATCTCAGGCTGCGGCCCAAGGAGTAA
- a CDS encoding leucine--tRNA ligase produces the protein MAHYDFKHIEEKWQQAWVDQACFRTDPAKDKDKYYVLEMFPYPSGRIHMGHVRNYSIGDVVARYKRMRGFNVFHPMGWDAFGLPAENAAIKHNTHPAKWTYENIAYMRSQLKRLGYSYDWDREIATCHPKYYRFEQEFFLKFLKKGLVYRKKAPVNWCPSCHTVLANEQVEDGLCWRCDSEVQQKELSQWFLRITDYAEELLADLDKLSGGWPERVLTMQRNWIGKSVGAELSFAVKELDEKISVFTTRPDTIYGATFMSLAPEHPLVSTLIAGTGQETEVMAFVDRIAKMDRIVRTAEDLEKEGVFTGRYCLNPVTGREMPIYVANFVLMGYGTGAVMAVPAHDQRDFEFAAKYNLPKIVVISPKEGHLDPATMTEAYTQAGVMTNSAEFDGMDSEPAKKAIVDMLGTKGLGKPTVNYRLRDWNISRQRYWGAPIPVIYCDDCGIVPVPESQLPVELPLDVQVNPDGRSPLPACESFVNVACPICGKPARRETDTMDTFVESSWYFCRYTAARNEDAAFSPADTDYWMPVDQYIGGIEHAILHLLYSRFFVKALRDEGYLGFDEPFQNLLTQGMVLLDGSKMSKSKGNVVDPDEMIGKYGADTVRLFCLFAAPPEKDLEWNDKGIEGASRFLNRLWRLVDELENALLPVGPCATVEGILSEAEADLRRKEHDTVRRVERDIENKFQFNTAIAAMMELVNALYTAKDDLRGTENGRRLLSSAISSLLVALSPIAPHICEELWARMGYDRSLATEPWPAHDPEALKTSEVTVVVQVNGKLRGQITVAADASAETIQAKALGDQNVERHIEGKTIVKVIVIPGKLVNVVVR, from the coding sequence ATGGCGCACTACGATTTCAAGCATATCGAGGAAAAATGGCAACAAGCCTGGGTGGATCAGGCCTGTTTTCGAACCGATCCGGCCAAGGACAAGGACAAATACTATGTCCTGGAAATGTTTCCGTATCCGTCCGGACGCATCCACATGGGCCACGTGCGAAATTACTCCATCGGCGACGTGGTGGCCCGGTACAAACGGATGCGCGGATTCAACGTCTTCCATCCCATGGGCTGGGACGCCTTTGGCCTGCCGGCCGAAAACGCGGCCATCAAGCACAACACCCACCCTGCCAAATGGACCTATGAAAACATCGCCTACATGCGCAGCCAGCTCAAGCGCCTGGGCTATTCCTACGACTGGGACCGGGAAATCGCGACCTGTCACCCCAAATACTACCGCTTCGAGCAGGAATTTTTCCTCAAATTCCTCAAAAAAGGGCTGGTCTACCGCAAAAAAGCTCCGGTCAACTGGTGCCCAAGCTGTCACACGGTTCTGGCCAACGAACAGGTCGAGGACGGTCTGTGCTGGCGTTGCGATTCCGAAGTCCAGCAAAAGGAACTGTCCCAGTGGTTCCTGCGCATCACCGACTACGCCGAGGAGCTTCTGGCGGATCTGGACAAGCTGTCCGGAGGCTGGCCGGAACGCGTCCTGACCATGCAGCGCAACTGGATTGGCAAGAGCGTGGGCGCGGAATTGTCCTTCGCCGTCAAGGAGCTGGACGAAAAAATTTCGGTCTTCACCACCCGCCCCGACACCATTTACGGCGCGACCTTCATGAGTCTGGCCCCGGAACATCCGCTGGTGTCCACGCTTATCGCCGGTACTGGCCAGGAAACCGAGGTCATGGCCTTTGTCGATCGCATCGCCAAAATGGACCGCATCGTGCGCACGGCCGAGGACCTGGAAAAGGAAGGCGTGTTCACGGGCCGCTACTGCCTCAACCCGGTCACGGGCCGGGAAATGCCCATCTATGTCGCCAATTTCGTGCTCATGGGCTACGGCACGGGCGCGGTCATGGCTGTTCCCGCCCACGACCAGCGCGATTTTGAATTCGCGGCCAAGTACAATCTGCCCAAAATCGTGGTCATCTCCCCCAAAGAGGGACACCTGGACCCGGCAACCATGACCGAGGCCTACACCCAGGCCGGCGTCATGACCAACTCCGCCGAATTCGACGGCATGGATTCCGAACCGGCCAAAAAGGCCATCGTGGACATGCTCGGGACCAAAGGTCTGGGCAAACCCACTGTCAACTACCGCCTGCGGGATTGGAACATTTCCCGCCAGCGGTACTGGGGCGCGCCCATCCCGGTCATTTACTGCGACGACTGTGGCATTGTCCCGGTTCCGGAGTCGCAGCTTCCGGTGGAGCTCCCCCTGGACGTCCAGGTCAATCCGGACGGCCGCTCGCCCCTGCCGGCCTGCGAGTCCTTCGTCAACGTGGCCTGCCCGATCTGCGGCAAGCCGGCCCGGCGCGAGACCGACACCATGGACACCTTTGTCGAATCGTCCTGGTATTTCTGCCGGTACACCGCGGCACGCAATGAAGACGCGGCCTTTTCCCCCGCGGACACGGACTACTGGATGCCGGTCGATCAATACATTGGCGGCATCGAACACGCTATTTTGCACCTGTTGTACTCGCGCTTCTTCGTCAAGGCCCTGCGCGACGAAGGCTATCTGGGCTTCGACGAACCATTCCAAAACCTGCTGACCCAGGGCATGGTTCTTTTGGACGGCTCCAAAATGTCCAAATCCAAGGGCAACGTGGTCGATCCGGACGAAATGATCGGCAAATACGGGGCCGACACCGTCCGTCTGTTCTGCCTCTTTGCCGCGCCTCCGGAAAAGGATCTGGAATGGAACGACAAGGGCATCGAGGGGGCCAGCCGCTTTCTGAACCGCCTCTGGCGTCTGGTGGACGAACTGGAAAACGCATTGCTCCCGGTTGGCCCGTGCGCCACGGTTGAAGGGATCTTGAGCGAGGCCGAGGCCGACCTGCGGCGCAAGGAACACGACACCGTCCGTCGTGTGGAACGCGACATTGAAAACAAATTCCAGTTCAACACGGCCATCGCGGCCATGATGGAATTGGTCAACGCCCTGTACACCGCCAAGGATGACCTGCGCGGCACCGAAAACGGCCGACGGCTCCTGTCCTCGGCCATTTCCTCCCTGCTGGTGGCTCTGTCCCCCATTGCCCCGCACATCTGCGAGGAACTGTGGGCGCGCATGGGCTATGACCGGAGCCTGGCCACGGAACCCTGGCCGGCCCATGACCCGGAAGCGCTCAAAACCAGCGAGGTGACGGTGGTCGTGCAGGTCAACGGCAAACTGCGCGGGCAGATCACCGTCGCGGCCGATGCCAGCGCGGAGACAATCCAGGCCAAGGCCTTGGGAGATCAAAATGTCGAACGGCACATCGAGGGCAAAACCATTGTCAAAGTCATTGTCATCCCCGGCAAGCTGGTCAACGTGGTGGTCCGCTAG
- a CDS encoding 6,7-dimethyl-8-ribityllumazine synthase, whose product MPHIKTIEGLLQAQDLKFTIIASRFNDFVVDRLVGGAVDYLVRHGADRANMTLIRVPGAFELPLVASKVAKSGQADVIICLGAVIRGATPHFDYVCAEATKGIAHVSLETGVPIGFGLLTTDSLEQAIERAGSKGGNKGVEAAAAALETMRVLQQI is encoded by the coding sequence ATGCCGCACATCAAAACCATCGAAGGCCTCCTTCAGGCCCAGGATCTGAAATTCACCATCATTGCCAGCCGTTTCAACGACTTTGTCGTGGACCGACTGGTGGGCGGCGCCGTGGACTACCTTGTCCGTCACGGCGCGGACCGGGCCAACATGACCCTCATCCGCGTGCCCGGGGCCTTTGAACTGCCACTTGTGGCCAGCAAGGTCGCCAAATCCGGCCAGGCCGATGTCATCATCTGTCTGGGCGCCGTCATTCGCGGAGCCACCCCGCATTTCGACTATGTCTGCGCCGAGGCGACCAAGGGCATTGCCCATGTCTCCCTGGAAACGGGCGTCCCCATCGGCTTTGGTCTGCTGACCACGGATTCCCTGGAACAAGCCATCGAACGCGCCGGCAGCAAGGGCGGCAACAAGGGTGTCGAGGCGGCCGCCGCTGCCTTGGAAACCATGCGCGTCCTGCAGCAGATATAG
- a CDS encoding bifunctional 3,4-dihydroxy-2-butanone-4-phosphate synthase/GTP cyclohydrolase II produces the protein MPKCTAEEAIKEIKEGRMIILVDDEDRENEGDLTIAAEKVTPEAINFMAKYGRGLICLALEPALVDKLQLPLMAKRNTSKFGTNFTVSIEAKQGVTTGISAHDRALTIQTAVADATTPEDIATPGHIFPLRAKPGGVLVRAGQTEGSVDLSRLAGLKGAAVICEIMNDDGTMSRMPELRKFAEEHDMKIATIADLIAYRSRKDSLVRRVAEARMPTCYGEFTIIAYENDIDTHTHIALVKGEFSEDKPVLVRVHSECLTGDVFGSMRCDCGSQLQRAMQMIDREGEGVILYMRQEGRGIGLGNKIKAYHLQDEGRDTVEANLELGFAPDLRDYGLGAQILVDLGVKRMRLMTNNPKKIIGLEGYGLKVEERVPIEIPACDENKCYLHTKFAKLGHLLHLDAESDK, from the coding sequence ATGCCCAAATGCACGGCCGAAGAGGCCATCAAGGAAATAAAGGAAGGTCGGATGATCATCCTGGTGGATGACGAAGACCGCGAGAACGAAGGCGATTTGACCATTGCCGCCGAAAAGGTCACGCCCGAGGCCATCAATTTCATGGCCAAATACGGCCGGGGCCTGATCTGTCTGGCCCTGGAACCGGCCCTGGTCGACAAGCTCCAACTGCCGCTCATGGCCAAACGCAACACGTCCAAGTTCGGCACCAATTTCACAGTGTCCATCGAGGCCAAACAAGGCGTGACCACGGGCATATCCGCCCATGACCGGGCCCTGACCATCCAGACAGCCGTGGCCGATGCGACCACGCCCGAGGATATCGCCACGCCCGGACACATCTTCCCCCTGCGGGCCAAGCCCGGCGGGGTATTGGTCCGCGCCGGACAAACCGAGGGTTCCGTGGATCTGTCCAGGCTGGCGGGTCTCAAGGGCGCGGCCGTGATTTGCGAAATCATGAACGACGACGGCACCATGTCCCGCATGCCCGAACTGCGCAAATTCGCCGAGGAGCACGACATGAAGATCGCGACCATCGCCGATCTCATCGCCTACCGCTCGCGCAAGGATTCCCTGGTTCGACGCGTGGCCGAGGCGCGCATGCCGACCTGCTATGGCGAGTTCACCATCATCGCCTACGAAAACGACATCGACACCCACACCCACATCGCGCTCGTCAAGGGCGAATTTTCCGAGGACAAACCCGTCCTGGTGCGCGTGCACAGCGAATGCCTGACCGGCGACGTGTTCGGGTCCATGCGCTGCGACTGCGGCAGCCAGCTGCAGCGGGCCATGCAGATGATCGATCGCGAGGGCGAAGGCGTCATTCTGTACATGCGCCAGGAGGGCCGGGGTATTGGCCTGGGCAACAAAATCAAGGCCTACCATCTTCAGGACGAAGGCCGGGACACGGTGGAGGCCAACCTGGAACTGGGCTTTGCCCCGGACCTGCGTGACTATGGTCTGGGCGCGCAGATACTGGTTGACCTGGGCGTGAAGCGGATGCGTCTCATGACCAACAATCCCAAAAAAATCATTGGTTTGGAAGGCTACGGTCTCAAGGTCGAGGAACGGGTGCCCATCGAAATCCCGGCCTGCGACGAAAACAAATGTTATCTGCACACCAAATTCGCCAAGCTCGGACATCTGCTGCACCTGGATGCCGAGTCGGACAAATAG
- a CDS encoding cytidine deaminase, which produces MDNRIPWPDYFMNIAYLVAERSTCLRRKVGALAVKDKRILATGYNGAPVGLTHCLEIGCLREKLGIPSGQRHELCRALHAEQNVIIQAAVHGVSIVGADIFCTTQPCILCAKMLINCRINAIYFAEGYPDDMSREMLEEANIPFIRLERGSHDQ; this is translated from the coding sequence ATGGACAACCGTATCCCCTGGCCCGACTACTTCATGAACATCGCCTATCTCGTGGCGGAACGTTCGACCTGCCTGCGACGCAAGGTCGGGGCCCTGGCCGTCAAGGACAAACGCATCCTGGCCACGGGCTATAACGGCGCTCCGGTCGGGTTGACCCATTGCCTGGAAATCGGTTGTCTCCGGGAAAAGCTCGGCATCCCCTCGGGACAACGCCACGAACTCTGTCGCGCCCTGCACGCCGAGCAGAACGTCATCATCCAAGCCGCGGTGCATGGGGTCAGCATCGTCGGAGCGGACATTTTCTGCACCACCCAGCCCTGCATCCTGTGCGCGAAAATGCTCATCAACTGCCGCATCAACGCCATCTATTTCGCCGAGGGCTACCCGGACGACATGTCCAGGGAAATGCTTGAGGAGGCCAATATCCCCTTTATTCGCCTGGAACGAGGTTCCCATGACCAATGA
- a CDS encoding riboflavin synthase → MFTGIIQGIGRVAGMDRRGGETRFTIRPDFPLRDYQTGESIAVNGVCLTVETFGQGWFTAYASAETLSVTNLGALGPSSPANLERALAMGDRLGGHIVSGHVDCLATVASIQPAGESRIYRLVFDPAFGRQVIPKGSVALDGISLTVNDCGPDYLEVNVIPATQQETTISGWSPGQRVNMETDVIGKYVQRMLGPWTGASTPAKPSAITPDFLREHGF, encoded by the coding sequence ATGTTCACCGGCATCATCCAGGGTATCGGACGCGTGGCCGGCATGGACCGACGCGGCGGCGAAACCCGCTTCACCATCCGACCGGATTTTCCGCTGCGCGACTACCAAACCGGCGAATCCATCGCCGTCAACGGAGTCTGTCTGACCGTGGAAACCTTTGGCCAGGGCTGGTTCACGGCCTACGCATCGGCCGAAACCCTGTCCGTGACCAACCTCGGCGCCCTGGGGCCTTCATCCCCGGCCAACCTGGAACGGGCCCTGGCCATGGGCGATCGTCTGGGCGGACACATCGTTTCCGGTCATGTGGACTGTCTGGCCACGGTCGCGTCCATCCAACCGGCCGGGGAGTCACGCATTTACCGCTTGGTATTCGATCCCGCCTTCGGACGTCAGGTCATCCCCAAGGGCTCGGTGGCCCTGGATGGCATCAGCCTGACGGTCAACGATTGCGGTCCGGACTATTTGGAAGTAAACGTCATCCCGGCCACGCAGCAGGAGACAACCATCTCCGGCTGGAGTCCGGGACAGCGGGTCAACATGGAAACCGATGTCATCGGCAAATACGTCCAGCGCATGCTCGGTCCCTGGACCGGCGCTTCCACCCCTGCCAAACCATCGGCCATTACCCCGGATTTTCTGAGAGAACACGGATTCTGA